The Acidobacteriota bacterium region GGCCGGAAACGAGGACTTTTCCGAACGGCGTCACCACAACTTACACGTTCGACAATATGAGCCGGCTGAGGCGGCTGAAGGATACAAGCCAGACGGCGACGCTCTTTGACAGACAGTACGAATACAACAACGCAAGCCAGATCGAAAGCGTAACCGAACCGGGCAAGATCCGGAATTTCACTTACGATTTCGTCAATCGGCTGACGGGAATGACGAGTCCGACGGAACCGGCCGAAACCTATGATTTCGATAAGGTCGGCAACCGGACAAGCTCGCACCGGAGCGCGAACTACGGTTATGAGTCAGGCCAGTTCAATCGGGTAAGCTCAACCGATACAGCCGGTTACGTATACGATCAAAACGGCAATATCCGGATGAAGGCTGAGGGCAAAGAGCTCTGGCGCTATCAGTGGGATTTCGACAACCGGCTGGTTTCGGCATCGACCAGAAAGCAGACGGTGCGTTACAAATACGACGCTCTCGGACGCAGAATCCAGCGCTTCATCGTCGGCGGGAAGGAGAACACGAAGTTCATCCACGACGGCGCGGATGTCATCGCCGACGACAATTCGGGAACGCTGACGAAATACATCAACGGCCCGGGCGTCGACAACAAACTCCGGATTCAGACCGGCGGCGACGTCAGGTATTTCATCGCCGATCATCTCGGGTCAACAAACGCGCTGACTGACAGTTCCGGAAACGTCACGTCGGCGGCGTCGTATGATTCATTCGGCAACGCCACCGGCAACCTCGCGACCCGATACCGGTTCACCGGCCGCGAGTACGACGATTTCACGGGGCTTCATTACTACCGTGCGCGCTGGTACGATTCGAACCTCGGCAGATTTATTTCCGAAGACCCGATCGGATTTGCGGGCGGGGACGTGAATCTGTTTGGGTATGTTTGGAACCAGCCATTGAAGTATCGAGATCCCGTTGGAACAACCGGCGAAGAAGTCGCCATCGCGAGTGGTGCCGTTTTGCTTGCCGGCGAAGGTAGCGGAATCGTCGCACTTTTGGCGGCGGCGGCACCTCCTGTGGCAATTGCGGTCGGTGGCGCCGCATTGATCTACGGTGCAACATATGTGGGTGAATACACGGCCAATCACCCGTCCAATCCGTTTGTCAATGGACCGCTCAACCCTTTCGGGAGCCCGCGTCCCGTTGCACCGCCAGTAGGGACGACACCATTTCCGATCACACCGCCGATTGCTCCGACGACTATTCCCGGGCAAAGGTGCGAGCCGAAACCGCGATCAACGCCAATCGACCTCATCCGCCCGATCCCGTGGCCCCAAGATCCACCGAATGATCGGGATGGATGCGCCGAGGAAATTTCCTCTTGTGTTCAACTTTGTTCCAAAGCAGAATCTGACCCCAACATGCGAAACATTTGGGGTGGAAGCAACAGGGCTTGTCTAGAAGGCTGCATCTCTGAACGCTGCAAAAAAGGACTGAAATTTTAGGTTCTGTCGAAATACAATTCATTATGATTACAACTGACGAAATCGATGAGCTATTGCTTTCGAGAATCACAAGTGACTGGCGAAAAGCAGCCTTCGTTGTCGGCTTTGCAATGCTGGACGTTCCTGCCGAGTTGCGCACGAGCTTAGACGACCTGTATTTTGCAAATCGACTTACTTCATTGGCAGGTAAGGGTATGGTGGAACTATCCGGCGATCCGCTAGATGTTCGAAATTGCGAAGTCAGACTCGTGAGGTAGGTTCGGCCCGAAGCGTTCGGAAATTCGACAGACGCGTTGACGAATGCTTCCGGTGCCGTCACATCATCGGCTTCGTATGATTCCTTCGGCAACGCGACCGGGAATCTCGCGACGAGATACAAATTCACCGGCCGCGAGCACGATGATTTCACCGGATTCCACTACTACCGGGCCCGCTGGTACGACGGCAATCTCGGCCGATTCATCTCCGAAGACCCGATCGGCTTCGCCGGCGGCGATGTCAATTTGTATGGGTATGTCGGAAACGGGCCACTGAGCGCGACGGATCCGTCAGGATTGATCGATCCGAGCGTCTATCAGGATCCGACGATGTACAGCAGCGGAGGATTCGCGAATCCGGCTGAATTCGCCGACGGCCTTGATAACGGGCTTGATGGAGTTGAACAGTCAATCGGATTTGATCCGATCATCGGCTACATGCCGATCCCGGTCTACAATGAAGGCATTCGGATACAGCCTGTGACGGCACTCGGCGTCGCCCGGGGACGACATGCTCCGCGTCGGTCGCGGACTCGGACAGGCGCTTTATTGTGAAGACATCGACGGCTGGCAGCGCGCGGTCAACGTCGCTGAGGATGTCACGCGAGGGAGCGCATTGTTCGCCACCCTCGCCGGACCGGTCGCGGGTAAAGGTGGTGGACGCGCATCACCCAAAAGCGGTGGGCCAACTCCGGGCGTTCACGGAAATTCTGCAAACAGCCTTCGACCCACCTGGGGCTACAAGCTGTATGATGATCAAGGCAATTTCTTGAAGAACGGGATTACATCAAACCCGATTCCCGAA contains the following coding sequences:
- a CDS encoding RHS domain-containing protein, with the protein product MILDGSVQAQYNFDDAGRLTNIVSPADSTTIGFTYDNANRPETRTFPNGVTTTYTFDNMSRLRRLKDTSQTATLFDRQYEYNNASQIESVTEPGKIRNFTYDFVNRLTGMTSPTEPAETYDFDKVGNRTSSHRSANYGYESGQFNRVSSTDTAGYVYDQNGNIRMKAEGKELWRYQWDFDNRLVSASTRKQTVRYKYDALGRRIQRFIVGGKENTKFIHDGADVIADDNSGTLTKYINGPGVDNKLRIQTGGDVRYFIADHLGSTNALTDSSGNVTSAASYDSFGNATGNLATRYRFTGREYDDFTGLHYYRARWYDSNLGRFISEDPIGFAGGDVNLFGYVWNQPLKYRDPVGTTGEEVAIASGAVLLAGEGSGIVALLAAAAPPVAIAVGGAALIYGATYVGEYTANHPSNPFVNGPLNPFGSPRPVAPPVGTTPFPITPPIAPTTIPGQRCEPKPRSTPIDLIRPIPWPQDPPNDRDGCAEEISSCVQLCSKAESDPNMRNIWGGSNRACLEGCISERCKKGLKF
- a CDS encoding RHS repeat-associated core domain-containing protein; amino-acid sequence: MTNASGAVTSSASYDSFGNATGNLATRYKFTGREHDDFTGFHYYRARWYDGNLGRFISEDPIGFAGGDVNLYGYVGNGPLSATDPSGLIDPSVYQDPTMYSSGGFANPAEFADGLDNGLDGVEQSIGFDPIIGYMPIPVYNEGIRIQPVTALGVARGRHAPRRSRTRTGALL